In Zunongwangia sp. HGR-M22, the sequence CGAAGCTCCTACACCATTTATCTTGACAGAATTAAATCCCGAGTTTTTTGTAGCTGAAAATGATACAAATGAATTCCCAAAAAAGATAATTTATAAAATTGAAAACGATTCTTTAAAAGCTAACGTTTCAACCTCAGAGTTTGATGTCAATTTTGAATTTGTAAAAATTCAGAAGTAAATTACATAAGATTAGTATAAGCAATTTAGTTGAAAACAGCTTAAATTCGATTCAGACCTCCGGGAATAAAACCCTCGATGAGGGATTAAAAATAGAAAAAAGCATCTTCAATAAGTTCGATTTTGGTACCGGAAGCATTTTTGATAATAGCTACAATATCAAATCTAATCTCTGCATCTATGCTTTTCACTTCAGCATAGTGATTCATCGCCAAAACCAATCGCTGAATTTGCCCAGATTTTACAAATTCCTGCGGATTCCCAAAATGTGCCGTGCTTCTGGTCTTTACCTCTACACCTACTAAAATTTCATCTTTAAAAGCGATAATATCAACTTCAGCTTTCTGAAATCTATAATTTTTATCCAAAATCTTATAACCGCTTTCTTTTAAAAAGGCAATGGCCAGCCCTTCTCCCTTTTTACCAAGTTCGTTATGACCAGCCATAGTTTTTAAATTTTATAAATAGTTTTTCTTCAATAATTCATCTGCAAAGGTGATATATTATCGATATGAACATCGAAGATAATTTTTACTCAATAATTAAAAAATCTAGGCGCTTAATTGCGATACATAATCGTCGAAACTTTTAAATTTAAAGCTTCGATCTCTTCAGGTGTCGCCTCTATCATTCGGTCGCCATAAAATTTATCGGCAATTTCACCTTCAGGATTTAAAAACACACGGATATTCGAATCTTCCAGTTTTCCACCATTCCAATCTACGGCACCGCTATAATCCCAACCGAATCCGTAGAATTTCACCTCTTTTCCGTTAATTTTAGTCAGCTCATCATACGTTGTCCCAATTTTAATTCCTCTTGCCGAGCTCCATTTTCCTTCTTCAGAATAATTAATGTCGAAAATCGATGTTTTGGACTCATCTTTCCAGGTAATTAGAATTTCATTTTCAGTATTAGGATACAAAACAGTATAAGGGCGCTCTTCGCCTTCTTCCATGCCACCGCTTCCTTCTTCTGGATTTGCATCGCTATACATATTTAAAACCTGCTCGTACGTTTTATTCTGAAGAGATTCTAAGGTATACCGTTCGTTTTTGGCAGCGTTTTTACTTCCGCCGCAAGCCACAAGACTTAATCCCACGAATAATAGAAGTAGTTTTTTCATTTTTGATTAGTTTTTACTGAAATTTGCAGTCCGGATAAAGGGACAATTTATATTCAAATGATTAGTTTCTGAAATTTGTAAAAAATTCAATAGAATTTCTTACAATATCGAGGTACTAAATTAGAAACAAATTGAAAGGCGGCATGGTGTTTTGCAAGAATTTAACGCGTATTATAACGCAGTTGCTTACCTTTACGCCCTAAAATTTGTCCTTAAAAAAGAAGGTTGAATTTTATAGCATAAATATCCCAAGAAAATGGGGTCAAATAATCAAATCTCGGCTAAGCGAGTAAACTACCTCAAGGCAGGCTCATGAGGTATTCATTAAAAAAAAATTTTTTATTTCGAGCTAAGCCTTGTAGCAGTTAATCTCGATTATCGAGTAAAAGTAAAAACAGAAAATGAGTAACACGCCAAAAAGATATACAATTACGGCAGCTTTGCCTTACACTAATGGGCCAATACATATTGGACATCTATCGGGAGTTTACGTTCCGGCAGATATCTATTCTCGATTTTTAAGAATGCAGGGGCACGATGTAGCTTTTGTTTGCGGTAGCGACGAGCATGGTGTACCTATTACCATTAAGGCGAAAAAAGAAGGAGTTACTCCGCAGGATATTGTAGATAAATACGACGGAATCATTAAAGATTCTTTTAATAACTTCGGAATTTCTTTTAATAATTATTCAAGAACTTCAGCTCCAATTCATCACGATACGGCTTCAGAATTCTTTAAAAAACTTTATGATAACGGAAAGTTTATTGAAGAAACTACCGAGCAACTTTATGATGCTGAAGCAAAACAATTTCTTGCCGATCGTTTTGTAACCGGTACCTGTCCCAAATGTGGTAACGAAGAAGCTTATGGCGACCAGTGCGAAAGCTGCGGAACTTCGCTAAACGCTACAGATCTTATTAACCCAAAATCGGCTATTACCGGGGCTACACCAACTTTAAAGGAAACAAAACACTGGTTTTTACCTTTAGATCAATACGAAAGCTGGTTAAAAGAATGGATTCTTGAAGGCCACAAATCTGATTGGAAACCAAATGTATATGGACAAGTAAAATCCTGGATCGATGATGGTTTACGAGCCAGAGCGGTAACCCGAGATCTTGATTGGGGAATTCCTGTACCGGTTGAAGGTGGCGAAGGTAAAGTGCTCTACGTTTGGTTTGATGCGCCAATTGGTTACATTTCTTCAACTAAAGAATGGGCAGAGCGCGAAGGCAAAGACTGGGAACCATACTGGAAAGATAAAGACACCAAATTGGTGCATTTTATTGGGAAAGATAATATCGTTTTTCACTGTATAATTTTCCCGGTGATGCTAAAAGCACACGGAGATTATATTCTACCAGAAAACGTACCCGCCAACGAGTTTCTGAATTTAGAGGGTAAAAAACTATCAACTTCTAAAAACTGGGCGGTTTGGTTGCATGAATATCTACAAGACTTCCCGGGACAACAAGACGTCTTACGTTACGCCTTAACAGCAAATGCGCCAGAGGCTAAAGACAACGACTTTACCTGGAAAGATTTTCAGGCTAGAAATAATAATGAGCTAGTAGCTATTTTTGGAAACTTTATTAATCGTGTAGTGGTTTTAACTAATAAATACTACAATGGAGAAGTTCCTACTCCGGGAGAATATTCTACGGTAGACGAAGAAACTATTGCAGCTTTAAAAGCATACCCGGCAGTAATTGCCAGTTCTATTGAAAAATATAGATTTAGAGAAGCACAGGGCGAATTAATGAATCTTGCCCGTTTAGGAAATAAATATTTAGCTGATGAAGAGCCCTGGAAACTGGTAAAAACCGATGAAGAGCGTACAAAAACAATTATGTATGTCGCGCTACAAATTGCATCGGCACTGGCCACGCTTAGTGAACCATTTTTACCGTTTACTTCAAATAAATTGAAAGAGATTTTAAAATTTAGTGCCGAGGAAAGAAACCTAAACGAAGATGAAATTTCGCAGTGGGATAAGATTGCGACTCGTGAAGCACTTTTACCTGCTGGGCATACTATTGGCAAAGCCGAATTGCTTTTCTCTAAAATTGAGGACGAAAAGATCGAAGTTCAGCTACAAAAATTAGAAGCTTCTAAAGCAGCTAATGCGAAAGCCAATGAAAGTGTAGAGCCACAAAAAGACACTGCTACATTTGAAGATTTCACCAAAATGGATCTTCGTGTAGGAACTATCATTGAAGCCAACAAAATGCCTAAAACCAAAAAGCTAATGGTTTTAAAAGTTGACACAGGATTGGATAAGCGAACTATCGTTTCTGGTATCGCAGAGCATTTTAAAGCCGAAGAATTGATTGGAAAAAAAGTAACGGTTCTAGCGAATCTCGCCCCAAGAAAATTACGAGGTGTAGAAAGTGAGGGAATGATCTTACTTACTGAAAATGCTGAAGGCAAACTCGTTTTTGTTAACCCAGATGAAGATGACGTAACCAATGGTGCTACTATAAATTAAAAAACTACGGCTGAAGAAAATCTTCAGCCGTTTTTTATATACGCTATGCTCAAAATCGCTTACCATCCAATTTACAAGCATCCATTGCCAGAAAACCATCGTTTCCCAATGGAAAAATATGAGTTGTTACCAAAACAGCTTTTACATGAAGGAACGTGTGGCGAACAGCATTTTTTTGAACCAAAATCGGCGAGCATTGAAGATATTTTGGCGGTACACACCAAAGAATATGTAGAGAATTTAACCAATCTTACCTTAGATAAAAGAGCGATTAGAAAAACGGGATTTCCGCTATCTCAGGAACTTGTAGATCGCGAGATCATTATTGCTGGTGGAACAATGGAAGGTTGCCATTATGCGCTAGAAAACGGAATTGCAATGAATATTGCGGGTGGCACACACCACTCCTATAGCGATCATGGTGAAGCATTTTGTCTATTACACGACCAGGCTATTGCTGCGAAATATCTTCAGAAGAAAAAATTGGCTGAAAAAATACTGATTATTGATCTTGATGTGCATCAGGGAAACGGTACAGCTGAAATTTTTCAGAATGATGATTCAGTCTTTACATTTTCGATGCACGGGAAAGGAAATTATCCCTTCAGAAAAGAAATTTCAGATTTAGATATTGAAGTTCCCGATGGGTCTAAAGATGAGTTTTATCTAAAAACTTTAAAGGACACGCTGCCCGGTCTTATTGAAAAAGTACAACCCGACTTTATTTTTTATCTATGCGGAGTGGACATATTGGAAACCGATAAATTAGGCCGACTATCTTGTTCTATCGCTGGCTGTAAAGAACGTGACCAATTTGTATTGCAAACCTGTCACGATCTAAAAATTCCGGTACAATGCAGTATGGGCGGTGGCTATTCTCCAGAAATAAAAATTATTATCGAAGCACACGCCAATACCTATCGCTTAGCGCAAAATATCTATTTTTAGCTTGCTTTCAATTTTTTCATGAATTTTGCGAATTGTGGTTTAAGCTCTTCAAATAAAGGATGATTTTTATTTTTAAGCATTACTTCGCTAAACAATTTTAACCCTAATGCAAATTCGGTCGCTTCAGCTTCAGTTTCAAAAAGGTTTTTAGATTTTACAGCGTCTATAATTCCGAAGATCTCATCGTGATTTCCAAATTCAAATTCTATATTTTGATGCTTAACATCTTCTTTGAGAGTAGATACTGTCTCTAACTGAATACGATATATGTTGGCTTTCTTTTCCATTTTATTTTTATTGCAAAATTACCAAAATATGAATAGAGAAAGGTACGGCCATTACATAAAAGAACTAAACCCTTACAGCACAGGACACATAAATATTAATTAAAAGGTATTTTTCAAAAAATATATCATTTTTTTTATTAAATTTTAATAAAATTTATAATCACATCCATTTTGAAAAATAATGCAAAAAAATACTGGCGCGAAAACCTCAAATATCTGTTTATACTTTTAAGCGTATGGTTTATTGTTTCTTTCGGAGCAGGAATTTTGTTCAAAGATTTTCTAAATCAATTTAAACTTGGAGGCTTTAAGCTGGGGTTTTGGTTTGCGCAGCAAGGATCTATTTATGTTTTCGTGATTCTCATTTTCATATATATACGCTTAATGAATAAACTGGATAAAAAATATGGTTATGCTGAATGATCAAAAATCGTAACAATTCAACTCACTTTCTCTTAACATCTTAATTTATGGACGTTCAATTATGGACCTGGATTTTAGTCGGCATTAGTTTTACGCTGTATTTTGGTATAGCAATTTGGGCCAGGGCTTCTTCAACTAAAGATTTTTATATCGCCGGTGGAGGCGTTTCCCCTTTAGCAAACGGAATGGCGACGGCAGCCGATTGGATGAGTGCCGCTTCATTTATCTCGATGGCCGGTCTTATTTCTTTTAGTGGTTACGATGGCTCGGTTTATCTTATGGGTTGGACGGGTGGTTATGTGCTTCTCGCACTTTTACTTGCACCCTATCTAAGAAAGTTTGGAAAATTTACAGTTCCAGATTTTATCGGGGACCGTTACTATTCTAACTCGGCTCGAACGATTGCCATTATTTGCGCTTTAATTGTTTCATTTACCTATGTGGCGGGGCAAATGCGGGGCGTAGGAATTGTGTTCTCTCAGTTTTTGCAGGTCGATATTACCAAAGGTGTTTTAATTGGTATGGCGGTTGTTCTTGTTTTTGCTTTTTTAGGCGGAATGAAGGGAATCACTTATACGCAGGTAGCGCAATATTGTGTACTGATTTTTGCGTTTATGGTTCCTGCCATTTTTATTTCGATACAAATGACGGGGAATCCTTTTCCGCAAATAGGTATGGGTGGACGCGTTGAAGATGGTGCATTTCTTTTAGATAAATTAGATCAGTTACATACACAATTAGGTTTTAAAGAATATACTAGCGGTACAAAATCTACCTGGGATATTTTTGCAATTACTTTTGCGCTAATGGCAGGAACATCGGGGTTACCTCATGTTATTGTTCGGTTTTTTACGGTGCCAAAGGTGAAAGATGCACGAAAATCTGCCGGTTATGCTTTATTGCTAATCGCAATTTTGTACACCACGGCTCCGGCAGTTTCGGTTTTTGCCAGAACAAATTTAATTACCACAGTAAATGAAACTGCCTATACCGATTTGCCAGATTGGTTTAAGAATTGGGAAAATACGGGATTAATTTCAT encodes:
- a CDS encoding YraN family protein gives rise to the protein MAGHNELGKKGEGLAIAFLKESGYKILDKNYRFQKAEVDIIAFKDEILVGVEVKTRSTAHFGNPQEFVKSGQIQRLVLAMNHYAEVKSIDAEIRFDIVAIIKNASGTKIELIEDAFFYF
- the metG gene encoding methionine--tRNA ligase; its protein translation is MSNTPKRYTITAALPYTNGPIHIGHLSGVYVPADIYSRFLRMQGHDVAFVCGSDEHGVPITIKAKKEGVTPQDIVDKYDGIIKDSFNNFGISFNNYSRTSAPIHHDTASEFFKKLYDNGKFIEETTEQLYDAEAKQFLADRFVTGTCPKCGNEEAYGDQCESCGTSLNATDLINPKSAITGATPTLKETKHWFLPLDQYESWLKEWILEGHKSDWKPNVYGQVKSWIDDGLRARAVTRDLDWGIPVPVEGGEGKVLYVWFDAPIGYISSTKEWAEREGKDWEPYWKDKDTKLVHFIGKDNIVFHCIIFPVMLKAHGDYILPENVPANEFLNLEGKKLSTSKNWAVWLHEYLQDFPGQQDVLRYALTANAPEAKDNDFTWKDFQARNNNELVAIFGNFINRVVVLTNKYYNGEVPTPGEYSTVDEETIAALKAYPAVIASSIEKYRFREAQGELMNLARLGNKYLADEEPWKLVKTDEERTKTIMYVALQIASALATLSEPFLPFTSNKLKEILKFSAEERNLNEDEISQWDKIATREALLPAGHTIGKAELLFSKIEDEKIEVQLQKLEASKAANAKANESVEPQKDTATFEDFTKMDLRVGTIIEANKMPKTKKLMVLKVDTGLDKRTIVSGIAEHFKAEELIGKKVTVLANLAPRKLRGVESEGMILLTENAEGKLVFVNPDEDDVTNGATIN
- a CDS encoding histone deacetylase family protein, with the protein product MLKIAYHPIYKHPLPENHRFPMEKYELLPKQLLHEGTCGEQHFFEPKSASIEDILAVHTKEYVENLTNLTLDKRAIRKTGFPLSQELVDREIIIAGGTMEGCHYALENGIAMNIAGGTHHSYSDHGEAFCLLHDQAIAAKYLQKKKLAEKILIIDLDVHQGNGTAEIFQNDDSVFTFSMHGKGNYPFRKEISDLDIEVPDGSKDEFYLKTLKDTLPGLIEKVQPDFIFYLCGVDILETDKLGRLSCSIAGCKERDQFVLQTCHDLKIPVQCSMGGGYSPEIKIIIEAHANTYRLAQNIYF
- a CDS encoding DUF3861 domain-containing protein, giving the protein MEKKANIYRIQLETVSTLKEDVKHQNIEFEFGNHDEIFGIIDAVKSKNLFETEAEATEFALGLKLFSEVMLKNKNHPLFEELKPQFAKFMKKLKAS
- a CDS encoding DUF4212 domain-containing protein; the protein is MLKNNAKKYWRENLKYLFILLSVWFIVSFGAGILFKDFLNQFKLGGFKLGFWFAQQGSIYVFVILIFIYIRLMNKLDKKYGYAE
- a CDS encoding sodium:solute symporter family protein codes for the protein MDVQLWTWILVGISFTLYFGIAIWARASSTKDFYIAGGGVSPLANGMATAADWMSAASFISMAGLISFSGYDGSVYLMGWTGGYVLLALLLAPYLRKFGKFTVPDFIGDRYYSNSARTIAIICALIVSFTYVAGQMRGVGIVFSQFLQVDITKGVLIGMAVVLVFAFLGGMKGITYTQVAQYCVLIFAFMVPAIFISIQMTGNPFPQIGMGGRVEDGAFLLDKLDQLHTQLGFKEYTSGTKSTWDIFAITFALMAGTSGLPHVIVRFFTVPKVKDARKSAGYALLLIAILYTTAPAVSVFARTNLITTVNETAYTDLPDWFKNWENTGLISWSDKNNDGKIQYRNSDAVNGKPVFTEERGESGERIISNPSTAENELYVDKDIMVLANPEIAQLPNWVIGLVAAGGLAAALSTAAGLLLVISTSVSHDLVKRQLKPNISDKGELMIARISILVAIIVAGFFGIYPPGFVAAVVALAFGLAAASFFPAIVLGIFDKRMNRQGAVTGMIAGISLMLFYMIRFKTGLIGIMDPLPESEWWFGTSPEGFGVVAMLVNFILAIVISRLTPAPPENVQQIVEDIRIPSGAGEAQMH